The DNA sequence TGAGAAGTCAGAAAGGCAAAGAGAAATCAGAAAGGCGAAGTGAAGTCAGAAAGGCAAGGAAACGTCAGAAATGCAAGGAAAAGTCGGAAATACAAAGAGAAGTCAGAAAGGCAACGAGAAGTTGGAAAGTCAACGAGAGATAGGAAAGGCAAGGATAAGTCAGAATGCAAACGAGAAGGCAGAAAGGCAACGAGAAGTCAGAAATGCAAGGAGAAGTCAGAAAGGTAACGAGAAGTCAGAAAGGCAAGGAGGAGTCGGAAAGGCAAAAAGAAGTCAGAAAGGCAAAGAGAAGTCGTCAGAAAGGCAACGAGAAGTCAGAAATACAAGACGTCAGAAAGGCAAGGAGAAGTCAGTAAGGCAAGGCAGAAATGCAAGGAGAGGTAAAGAAAGGCAAAAAGAAGTCAGAAAGGCAAATAGAAGTCAGAAAGGCAAATAGAAGTCAGAGAGGCAAGGAGAAGTCAGTAAGGCAAGGATGAGTCAAAAAGGCAAGTCAGAATGGCAAGGAGTAGTCAGAAAGGCAAAGTGAAGACAGAAAGGCAAGGAGAAGTCAGTAAGGCAAGTCAGAAAGGCAAGGAAAAGTCAGTATGTCAAGTCAGAAATGCAAGGAGAGTTAAAGAAAGGCAAAGAGAAGTCAGAAAGGCAAAGAGAAGTCAAAAAGGCAAGGAGAAATCAGAAATGCAAGGAGAAGTCAGAAAGACAGGAAGAAGTCAATAAGGCAAGTCAGAAAGGCAAGGATAAGTAAGAAAGGCCTAGAAAAGTCAGAAAGGCAAGAATTTAGAAAGGCAAGGAGAAGTCAGTAAGGCAAATCAGGAAGGCAAGGAGAAGTCAGAAAGGCAAGGAGAAATCAGAATGGCAAGAAGAAGTCAGTAAGGCAAGGAGAAGTCAGAAAGGTTAAGAGAAATCAGAAAGGCAAGGAGAAGTCAGAAAGACAAGAAGAAGTCAATAAGGCAAGTCAGAAAGGCAAGGATAAGTAAGAAAGGCCTAGAAAAGTCAGAAAGGCAAGAATTTAGGAAGGCAATGAGAAGTCAGTAAGGCAAATCAGGAAGGCAAGGAGAAGTCAGAAAGGCAAGGAGAAATCAGAATGGCAAGAAGAAGTCAGTAAGGCAAGGAGAAGTCAGAAAGGCAAAGAGAAATCAGAAAGGCAAAGAGAAGTCAGTAAGTCAAGGAGAAGTCAGAAAGGGAAGGAGAAGTCAGAAAGGCAAAGTGAAGTCATTAAGTCAAGGAGAAGTCAGAAAGACAAGGAGAAGTCAGAAAGGCAAAGAGAAGTCAGTAAGTCAAGGAGAAGTCAGAAAGGCAAAGAGAAATCAGAAAGTCAAAGAGAAGTCGGTAAGGCAATGTAAAATTCAATGATGCTTGTGTGTCTAAATAAGACAACGCCTAACTGAATTATCCATACCTCCTTGAAGTTGACTTGAAGTGTAGTATAAAAGTATCTATAAAAGATAACATAAGAttaattttgcataaatttacctgtaaaatttTACACAGTGCGATTTAAAACCGTacttaacagaaaacaaatgtagCATACCTTGAACATAAAATACAGACTTTGGaccggaaaattaaaaaaaaactgaaaagaaaaatctTGAATATTAAAAAACTGCAGCAATTCCAAAATATGGAGTAAAACGTACATACACTCGCATGATTAGCGCGTCGGGTAGTAAAGCTTAAGGTAAAAATCAGATAGCAGAACGGACGCATAGCCCTTACCCTAACCCTAGCAGTGGTCGAGTGGTAACTGTCTGACtatgaaaccaggggtcgtgagttcgagccacCGCTCCCTATCTAGTAGATAAGAGATCAGTggatatttttatgattttaaaaaagtggactgattttgattaaattgttatttttgggAGCTGTTATGATGTTGTTCGATGGTCTTTGTTGCATTTGGCCAAATTTTTTACCAGGACAGGGTCGTAGCTGGTCCAGACCCCAAGGATCTGTGATTTAACCGACAGAATCGAAGAAACACCTAAACATGAATGTACGTGATATCGCGAACGTAAATAATGAATgcagttttaaaataaacattatatgatattttaatcatattatgttattatagttTCTTAATAAAAGGTATAGTGTAGGCAGTCCAGTTGTCCCTTGGATATTTTGTCTGTAAGTCTGGAGGGGTGCCGCTGGTTTCTTTACAGATGATTTTTGTAATTCATAACATTAACCCAACAACATCAACCTGACATTTtggtatatttatttaaaaaagataaaaggtatgggtagatttcccagaagcacagagcagCCCGAACACAACCATAGAGccatacatcgcaaagtaggcccacaacaaaaagaagctgtaaaggaaaaatattgtagacgggttgcttcaaaaatccagcaacaaatacattttaattatatgcaaaatactgAAAGGGGGCGGGGTGTAAACATTATGGAATTTTTTGGCAAGAAtgatttaaaagtaacatctaaaAACAATCAAAAAACAGAAATGCCTCCACCAATACCCAGACATGCTCTAAAAATAACATCCGggctttgaattaaggcccctttttaTATACAATACAATTAACTAAGATCTGGATAACATCCAGACACCGACCTGAAATTGATAACAAAAATAACATCCGggctttgaattaaggcccctttcTATATACAATACAAGTTAATTAAGATTTGGATAacaggtctcaaaattcaaatttcgctgGGCCTATGATTGATTAGTTTGGCTGGCAACAGCTACAACTACGCAGTGCAGCGTAAACAAATgagaatgaataaaacaaaacaaaacgtaaCACGTTATGACATGCTACAACAAACACAATtacaatatatgtataatgtacACATAAATGGACGTATCGTTGCAAATAGAcataattaatacaaaaaaaaaaaaacattacctcAGTCATCCATATTGTATTGACAAAGTCAAGCCGGGTAACACTGGTGTAAAAGTCGCTGAACCACGAAATAACATCGGATCCGTTTATAACTCAACTATATTTGCTGTGGTCGATAGGTATTTATAATAAGCATATACAATTGGAACAAGTCAAATCTTTCTCAGTTTCTGTGTGTGTTTAGTGTGACTCTTTGTCATGAATAATATGAAAATAGACACTTTAGAGAACATTTGCTACTGGAACCAATTGGATTATAACTTGTGTCTGTAAACCACCAAACATTTAAGGTAACGTGTAAAGACAATTTATGTACATTTAATCATGTTATATTGATCGGAGATTTAAGTTGAGATTTTTACAAATCGAAAGTAGATTTCattgaaaatgtttgattttagCAACCTGATTACATCTGCTacatgttttatcaaaaaatattctcCCTCTTTTCTAGATGTTatcacaaacaacaacaaaaacccaacacggatgtgcagactgatcatcatctgcactgtctgccattcagccagtaactttttggtatgcacccttttcatagtactgtccaaattgaaagattgacaagtttattattgtaatttagcatggtaaagatTAAGcttcttatatcgtgcctaaatagaaatatcatatttgcgtgacttgaataggtactgctgacaaatactactaccatagtatactttaactataaatatatcgttacaggaaaaaatcaacattaaataacaataacttagtcaatatctcaattttagaatagcagacttactaaattataattttagaataaataagttttttcgtgaaatttgggccaagatctttactcagtaaatatttacggaacaactctattaacgacgtgaattctaaatttgtactgtcatacgattcatgaaataagtgtaaaaatcgtaaaaacaaagttcctgaaagaaagggaaaggactatataaagacagaagaaagtgaaataaatatattaaaacgcaaaaaccataaaaatacctatcacttgtagtaagtggggtaacatattttttatgacccggcttgaaacaacactgaacggatactgtttacccctaggcaatattgtaatacacaataaaagtcaaagggtaactttaagatatttgttacaattaaattattttatgcttgatgtgattgtgtgcaatcttgggactaaaacaaataatagatatcgcatttttttaaacgaatgatttaagaatgtaccaaaacatgcattaatttaagaatacagaataatatatacaaagtagattcggaaagaagcagaattatcagttcatcaaggctatctttcaaattaaagtttggtcatattatgaataatagaaaatgatttttattgtttcaaaattattaaaaaaatcccatatgaagaaaaaaagttgaccGCGTTGGAGATCGGACCCtaaccgccgcggcaataaaaaagtcaccagcggcaaaaaataatataggtactataggtatctggaaattaattatcgctatatttcttaagaatgctttaaaactcaattactgacagactatattttacggaaacacatgagaattagttgctttaagtatctttttttttgcggtgaaaattaaaagcatttgtatattttatgcaTGTGAATTGAACACttaatcctccatagcgttatttcaAACGACAGCAGATCTAGGTTTCGgagtttctgagttcaacaattaatttgttttaatttgtcttattacaatctcagttttttatttttttgttttttttttttgtcaatgtgaagttgcctacaattcataggctttgagctataacaactTAAACCGACAAAGTcaggctagcagacgacaatgttttccgtaacagcttccgagtacttacggataacggcggaaaaagccggatttataaagaaatgttcactgtacacactaaaatgcaaaaaggaccaaacaaaccattatcaaatttaaaacaaattacacataacgaaaattgaataatttttctacatttttaggggtatcgaatttttgattatttgcggaaaatatctcattttatctgttaaatttgaaaaagtcaaattttttaacccgtttcctacagagtctatatgaactgaggtgggtctatttaaagtaaaaaaggaccaaccaaatattaaaatattttttaaaataaatattcataatatccggaataaattaaactttaatttgtggggtatcgaatttttgatttccaaatagaactttttctatttaagtttaagtgattttttccttctttgtttatataggcaaatttatcgattttccgatagatcgatgttactaaaagttggtaatgtgtATGAATACCTTAAAGTTTGCAACTGTTGCCAGTAATTGTCAGGATATTGTTTGTACAGTCCATCAATGATTCTACACCACAAAATCATGAATATAACGAGAAAAAATAGACGAATACACAAGAAACCGCTGCTTTTACTCGATGCGTGTGTTCCTTTCCTGTCGTTCCTATCTCAAAAACCACAGAGACCTGTCCTATTTCTAATGTCTACACAAAAATCTCAAGTGGCAgtagcgggaatcgaacccgagtcgctccgatgctagtccaatgctctaacaactgagccaaattgtcgacacacttacgcatttgtcagagattaaatttaaagttatgcgtaagcgaccgaaacaatgcagttaaatcatgagaagtccgtgcatgacatTTTAGGTGAACGCGTGATTGACTCCGTGAATATAGTGAAAAAATtccgaccagttttacatatcttgacaATTACTCTGTAACTTATCACGTAAGAGGATGACCTCCTCCAAGTTATTTTCAGGCATGGGCATCATCTTCATCTTGCGTGATGCTGTCAAACTTGTCCATTATATCATGAATACCGGGTGACCTGAGATGTCATGGAAAATAATCTAGTGCAATTAATTCATGGTAAAAATACCGCAAACTGTCAAGAATAGAATTGCCATGTTATTGAGATATAAAATATAACTTATAAATATCGGACCTATTGCAATTTACAGATTTCCGACTGGTATCTATttacaaatagaagaaaaatgTTATAGGTCAAGTGTTTTTATTTTACGTAGTTCCAATATCAGCTTGAAATGGTTCAGCGAAGATCGCTGCTAAATTTGTGCTCAAAAACTATGCTCGGACTAGCAGTGTAACTAGCATGTTAAAGGACCTGAAATGTGACACACTACAACATCGGCAACATTACAAGAACAACCATGTTCTTAAAAATCCTACACAACATAGTCGACATCACGCCAGACCAACCACTTGTTCCTGTCAGATTCACCAAAGGGCACAACCAACGTCTTTGCCAAACCAGAACTCGCACATCTACCTACCAGCAAAGCTTCTATCCCGCTACTGTCATTCTATGGGACTCACTGCCTCAAGTCGCTGTTGATCAGACAAACCTAGAAGGCTTCAAATCGGTCTTGGCCAGCCAGCACAACAACTAAACTCCAGCTACCGTTTtgccagtttttttttaactaatgTACATAGAGAATTTTTACTAAAGAGGCAAATCCAGTCCAGCTGTACATAGAAACACTTCgatagcctagtagtagagcgtccgcttcgagtgcgagaagtcgtgggttcgatccccggccgcgtcataccaaagacgtgaaaaatggtaccagtagctccattgcttggtgctcagcattaaaagggaaactggcctcttccctcataccctcgtggcgatggattccatcaggaatgaggtgttgagagtgattaatataagttgtagaacttccttcacaatcgacctaaaataagttatgtataaactaaatactTTTACTCCGGGCCAAGTCAGTCCTGCCTGTGTACAAAGTTTGAACCAACTTGTAATAGTCAATGGTTGCAGTAATTagcctataacttagggaatggcaaTAGCGGACATAGTCAATGGGGTCAGGTAATCTACAactgggatagcaaccagatcatgatgaatgttatagaagagtgataacctagaatctatacatcttaaatccagtcgacgaaggtttagggagtgtagcatatctgttacactggaagtacggccaTAGTTGGTCTTGATCCAACgtgcggctctcctttggacgctttcaatttggtaaattcgagtttgggtgtggggcgaccattcctcggaggcatattcaagctggggtcggactggagtctggtaagcaatggtcttaatgggttgggatttgaccttaatgtttcttcgtaaaaaccctagggtttggttagctttcttggtagacctgtttatgtgattgtcccgtgttaggtcatttgagatatccacgcctaggtatttagctgagctgaccgattcaagttggactccatgtaggtaatactgggtaagGATAGGATGTTtacttctagtggcgtggatcacttgacacttggagggttgaactccatatcccactccaactcccaaaCAAAGTTCACAGGGTAGAGCAAATATATTTCAGGTGAATCCCTTATATACATGATAGTAAAAATGGCGGTAATATGAAAAaccacaaaatatatatatggtTCTAAAGAACGCAGACGGGAACACAACAAGAAAAAATCCTCAGCCAGTGTTTGGGGAAGTGAGGGTAAGGGAGTAAGGAACGCTGTCACAATCAAACTAAGTCAGTTTTTATTTTGCTATGTCGTGTTCCATACTTCCAGGGAttcttttttatatctttattattcTGTTGCCTGATAGATAGAtatgtagatagatagatagatagatagatttagcAAAAATCCATCATACAACAttacagatacagatacaaacaaacatacatagcACATATCACAGAACCCCTagtctaaaataaataaatatcaccaAGAACTTAAGactataaaatgtactttttacCATACCAGTCTAATTTTAGttaattccttattttagattgaAACTAATTTTGTAGACTGTAAGTAGTGACTAGACATTTTGCTTGGAAAGCCCATGAAAGTCAAAAACGACTTATTTCCAATAGGGTCCATGACTGGGTctaaaaacatatacatttacaaatacaaacagacaaacagacaacaGAGAACAAATAGGTGAAGGGCAAAGTCAAGACGGCAGCATAATTGAAATTCAAGGCTAATAAACTAAACAGGAAACTTTACCATAATTTCGGTAAAAAATCCTGTTATATTAGACTGAAATGGTTAAAGTGTAGGGATAaagcatgttttttcgtgttataacatctgcagaatcccgacggactggttggtacccgagcccgggTAGAAGATGTTGtgaagatgttataaaacgaaAAGTGAGTGTATCTTATGCACACGATTAAGGCTCAATTGTTTGACCCGATCTTCAATTCTTAGAATACCAAGCTTCTGAAAATCTAAATTTTTGAGCGAAGTCCTAGCAGGCACATTCAGCATAAATCTGATGGCTTTATTCTGCGTAACATGAAGCTTAGTTTTAAGGATTTTACACAAACCATTATACCATGCAGACCAGGCATAGTCAAACAAGCATTGTATAAGAGAATTACACAGAGTCTATCTCATGTTAAAGTCTAAGACATTATTTTGCCTGTGTAAGAACTTAAGTCTTGAATCAACTTCCTTAATAATATCATTTGCACAAGTGCTACCAGACAAAGTATTGTCTAAAACATGATATAAATGGCCTTATTAGTGTTGTCGTGACAGTCTTCCGAATGAAACGGAGATAGTTTTATGTCCCTTAATGTTAAATTgctttaaatttgaatatggaaAAGTCTTACATAAATTTATAGGGTTTATAGTCTGATGAAGATATACTGAGAACTGTACGCACACTGTGATACCATTTTGCAaaacctttctttctttttttatgattAAAACATGGAGGTCGTGAATGTTTAAAGAGAAGGACGCAAATAACAAAATCCTTGGTAACGCCATATAGGACATAAAGGGTGTGTTAAAGAATAAGCTAAGGATCGACTCCCAGCTGATCAAATTTGTGAATTTGTTTAGTGGGTCAACCATGCTTTTCAAAATGAGAAACAAGAACAATTTCAAACatgaaaagccacattcaaagaatgcGGTCGCCAACTGAACAGTCCACATATAAATTGGGGTGTGTGGAACTGTATACACATACACAGTAGCTGAGCACATGTGGTAACACAAACGAATGCAATGACAGCAAAATATtaacaaacagacacaaaacaTATGTATGAAAAGGAACACAGTAAGCGTACTACCTTGGAACGGTCGGTGGTAAAACACTACTTTTGATCataaaaatgcaatatatatatatatatatcatagtctatcTAGGAGCTAATCTATAAAAACTTTACGTCTTGCTTTCTCATATCTCTGACTATTTTAAATGATCTATTGATTTCACGGAAAGTCATATCCGGATCTAAATTCGCATGTCTGTTTCCAGAGAATAGACATTAAACTGCTTAGAGCGAATTAAGCTAGTCATGAGATTTTATTTTTCTGCCAGTATTACATGATTACCTCTATTTCtgattacgtagttgtatttacCGGAATATCATCATatatgtttgtttgattgtttgtttattattgtttattattacttctatatttttctgttgatttgTAGTTTTAGCGATGCCTATTTTGGAACTTTGTGTATCAAATTTGATATGCCCGACAGGTCCCGAAATTGGAAATTCTATTTGCTGgataaaaagtttctttttttaaaaaaaggcaaaGTATTGCTGTTATCTGGTACAGGAGTGCCTGGCACGAAATGAGTGAATACTACCGAGATAGCTCCTGTAGATACGGAGAGATTGCAATTAAAAAAGTAACTGCATGGGGGAGGTAACCATGCTGGCGTCGCGATGTAAACTTTTTATTTGGACTTTCCATTTCCAAATATGGAAACAGGAAATGCTTCCCTATTTCCGGTGTCTGGAGTTTTTCGACATTAATCACTGTCAGACACGAATATCTCGATTCCTTCCGACGTAGAGCCGTAGCTTTCAAATATAATCGCTAAAACAACCCCTGGTCGACACAACTTCTAGTTTATCCAATCCGTATGGTGCTAACATCCCTTGGCAGGTTCGTTTAACTTTTCTTTGAGAATTTATGCAACATCAATAGGTTAGCTCTAGATGCAGTACT is a window from the Mercenaria mercenaria strain notata chromosome 7, MADL_Memer_1, whole genome shotgun sequence genome containing:
- the LOC128558725 gene encoding octapeptide-repeat protein T2-like; translation: MQGKVGNTKRSQKGNEKLESQREIGKARISQNANEKAERQREVRNARRSQKGNEKSERQGGVGKAKRSQKGKEKSSERQREVRNTRRQKGKEKSVRQGRNARRGKERQKEVRKANRSQKGK